In the Sarcophilus harrisii chromosome 3, mSarHar1.11, whole genome shotgun sequence genome, one interval contains:
- the CHRNA1 gene encoding acetylcholine receptor subunit alpha, translating to MESTPVLLLLCLYSAGLVLGSEHETRLVAKLFENYNSVVRPVEDHRQAVEVTVGLQLIQLINVDEVNQIVTTNVRLKQQWIDYNLKWNPEDYGGLKKIHISSENIWRPDLVLYNNANGDFAIVKFTKVLLDYTGHITWTPPAIFKSYCEIIVTHFPFDEQNCSMKLGTWTYDGSVVAINPENDRPDLSNFMESGEWVIKESRGWKHWVFYACCPDTPYLDITYHFVMQRLPLYFIVNVIIPCLLFSFLTGLVFYLPTDSGEKMTLSISVLLSLTVFLLVIVELIPSTSSAVPLIGKYMLFTMVFVIASIIITVIVINTHHRSPSTHIMPEWVRKVFIHTIPNVMFFSTMKRPSREKQEKKIFTEDIDISEISGKPGPQTMTFHSPLIKHPDVKSAIEGVKYIAETMKSEQESNNAAEEWKFVAMVMDHILLVVFMLVCIIGTLAVFAGRLIELNQQG from the exons CTGGTCTCGTCCTCGGTTCTGAACATGAAACCCGCCTCGTTGCAAAGTTATTTGAAAACTACAACAGTGTAGTGAGGCCAGTGGAAGACCACCGGCAAGCAGTGGAGGTCACTGTGGGCCTGCAGCTGATTCAGCTCATCAACGTG gatGAAGTAAATCAAATTGTAACCACCAATGTTCGTCTGAAGCAG cAATGGATAGATTACAATTTAAAATGGAATCCAGAAGATTATGGTGGcttgaaaaaaattcacatttcatctgaaaatatcTGGCGCCCAGACCTTGTTCTCTATAACAA TGCCAATGGTGACTTTGCCATTGTCAAATTCACCAAAGTTCTTTTGGACTACACTGGACACATCACATGGACTCCTCCAGCCATCTTTAAAAGCTACTGTGAAATCATAGTTACCCATTTTCCTTTTGATGAGCAGAACTGCAGCATGAAACTGGGTACATGGACCTATGATGGCTCAGTGGTTGCCATTAATCCA GAGAATGACCGACCTGATCTGAGCAACTTCATGGAGAGTGGAGAATGGGTGATTAAGGAATCAAGAGGATGGAAACACTGGGTTTTTTATGCCTGTTGCCCTGACACTCCCTACCTGGATATCACTTATCATTTTGTTATGCAGCGTCTGCCTCTCTATTTCATTGTAAATGTCATTATTCCCTGCCTACTCTTCTCCTTCCTCACTGGCCTGGTATTCTACCTGCCTACAGATTCAG gggaaaagatgaccTTGAGTATTTCCGTCTTACTTTCTTTGACTGTGTTCCTCTTGGTTATTGTGGAGCTGATTCCCTCCACCTCCAGCGCAGTGCCCTTAATAGGCAAATACATGTTGTTCACCATGGTCTTTGTCATTGCGTCAATCATCATCACAGTGATAGTCATCAACACTCACCACCGCTCTCCAAGTACTCACATCATGCCTGAATGGGTGAGGAAG GTTTTCATTCACACAATCCCAAATGTCATGTTCTTTTCGACAATGAAACGACCAtccagagaaaaacaagaaaagaagatttttaCAGAAGACATTGACATTTCTGAGATTTCTGGAAAACCAGGACCCCAAACCATGACCTTTCATTCTCCACTCATCAAACATCCTGATGTGAAGAGTGCCATCGAGGGAGTCAAATATATTGCCGAAACCATGAAATCAGAGCAAGAATCCAATAAT GCTGCTGAGGAATGGAAGTTTGTGGCAATGGTCATGGATCATATTCTGCTTGTTGTCTTCATGCTAGTGTGTATTATTGGAACCCTGGCTGTATTTGCTGGCCGTCTCATTGAGTTAAATCAGCAAGGATGA